In Prunus dulcis chromosome 2, ALMONDv2, whole genome shotgun sequence, a single genomic region encodes these proteins:
- the LOC117618998 gene encoding pectinesterase 2 encodes MPIRFHSTLFLVLYLSPIIFGYSPNDVKTWCSQTPHPKLCEDFLSHNPTTTPIKEKSQFFKISTQLALDRAIHAQTNMHSLGSKFQNAHEKTAWADCLELFDFTIQKLNKTVNPSTKCTQYDKQTWLSTALTNLETCREGFADLGVSNNYIFPSVSNNVSNLISNTLAINKAPYTSQPNHKNGFPTWVKPGDRKLLQSSSPTADVVVAKDGSGNYKTISEAVSAASKRKSSARYVIYVKAGTYKENVQIKSKNIMLRGDGIGKTIITGSKSVGGGSTTFNSATVAVVGDGFIAQDITFQNTAGPTSGQAVALRSGSDLSVFYKCGFEGNQDTLYVYSDRQFYRECDIYGTVDFIFGNAAVVFQNCNIYVHNHKTNTVTAQGRSDPNQNTGISIHNCRVTAASDLKSVQSSVKTYLGRPWREYSRTVFMKTYLDSLIDPAGWMEWSGNFALKTLYYGEYMNTGPGSSTSNRVKWAGYHVITSASEASKFTVGNFIAGNSWLPATNVPFTSGL; translated from the exons ATGCCAATTCGATTTCACTCAACACTTTTCTTGGTGCTTTATCTCTCTCCAATCATATTTGGTTACTCTCCAAATGATGTGAAAACATGGTGTAGCCAAACTCCTCACCCAAAACTATGTGAGGATTTTCTGAGCCATAACCCAACTACAACCCCCATCAAAGAAAAATCCCAATTCTTCAAGATATCAACCCAACTAGCCCTAGACCGTGCCATCCATGCTCAAACCAACATGCACTCACTTGGCTCAAAGTTCCAAAATGCACACGAAAAAACTGCATGGGCTGATTGCCTTGAGCTCTTTGATTTCACAATCCAAAAGCTCAACAAAACCGTAAATCCCAGCACCAAGTGCACCCAATATGACAAACAAACATGGCTGAGCACAGCTCTCACAAACCTAGAGACATGTCGAGAAGGGTTTGCAGACCTTGGGGTCTCAAATAATTATATCTTCCCTTCAGTGTCAAATAATGTTTCTAATTTGATTAGCAACACTTTGGCCATAAACAAAGCTCCATATACTTCTCAGCCAAACCACAAAAATGGTTTCCCAACTTGGGTGAAGCCTGGTGATCGAAAGCTCTTGCAGTCGTCTTCCCCGACGGCTGATGTTGTGGTGGCCAAAGATGGGTCTGGGAATTACAAGACCATAAGTGAGGCAGTAAGTGCAGCGTCAAAGAGAAAAAGTAGTGCAAGGTATGTGATATATGTGAAGGCAGGGACATATAAGGAAAATGTTCAGATAAAGTCGAAGAATATTATGTTGAGGGGAGATGGTATAGGGAAGACTATTATCACAGGAAGCAAAAGTGTTGGTGGGGGTTCTACAACCTTCAATTCGGCTACAGTTG CTGTGGTTGGAGATGGGTTCATTGCCCAGGACATTACATTCCAAAACACTGCCGGTCCAACAAGCGGCCAAGCCGTGGCACTCCGGTCCGGTTCAGATCTCTCTGTTTTTTACAAATGTGGCTTTGAGGGGAACCAAGACACCCTCTATGTGTACTCTGACAGACAATTCTATAGGGAATGTGACATCTATGGAACTGTTGACTTTATTTTCGGCAATGCTGCTGTGGTTTTCCAAAACTGTAACATTTATGTTCACAACCACAAAACCAACACCGTCACTGCACAGGGCCGGTCCGATCCAAACCAAAATACAGGAATTTCTATTCACAATTGTAGAGTTACAGCTGCTTCGGATTTAAAATCGGTTCAAAGTTCGGTTAAAACATACCTAGGGAGGCCATGGAGAGAGTATTCTCGAACCGTGTTCATGAAGACATACCTTGATAGCTTAATTGACCCAGCTGGTTGGATGGAATGGAGTGGTAACTTTGCCTTGAAGACTTTGTATTATGGTGAGTACATGAACACAGGCCCTGGTTCATCCACTTCAAATAGGGTGAAATGGGCAGGTTACCATGTCATTACAAGTGCCTCGGAGGCTTCCAAATTTACTGTTGGGAACTTCATTGCGGGTAATTCTTGGTTGCCAGCCACCAATGTGCCTTTCACCTCTGGTCTGTGA